The DNA segment TCCCATATTAATCCACCGTCAAATGAAGCCCATACAGATTCCACCCCGTAGTTAGAAAATGTAACAATAATTGTATTTTCAGATGTACCCAAAGATATGCTTGAAATTGCAGCAACAGGGAAATCATATCCTGTTATTTCAACAGTTGTAGGATTAGATTGTGCGTTCACTACTTTAAATAAACGTCCGGACATTGTCCCTGCAAATAAAGTTGTAGTATTTGCAGCTGAATAAGGAGAAACTCTGACACACGAAAACGGAACATTATTACTTGTATTTAAAGTAATTTTATCCCCTGTAAGATTACTTGGGATACCGGAAATTCTCAAAATTTTATCCTGATAGTAACCGCTGTATGTTACAGCATTAGCATACAAAGTATTAAGCTTATAATCATAATCTGCCGGGCTGATAAATGTTCCGCTGTAATCATTAAAAGAATTTATATATTCATAATTATTAAAAAAAGAATAACCATTATTATAATAAGATGTTATTGCAAGATTCGGTTCATTCTTATCATAAAAGCAAAATGCACCGTCACCGCCGTCAATCATATCTTCTACATCAATATAATCTCCATAATTTACAACGGTTCCGTTATCTTGCAGTCCTCCAATAAGTTCAGGGCTTCCGGTTACAAGTTTTATGGCACATGTATAAAATTGGAGTGTGTTATAATCCAAACTTCTTTCCTGAAAGACAGGATAATCAAGATTTCCTGTATTTGTATAAAAAACACCTCCGTCTGTTCCGAATATAATTTCTGAAGAACTTCCCGATTTAAATACAATTTCATGTTGATCGGCATGAACATAATCATCTCCACCACCACTGTACATTGCAGCCCAATCAGAAATATGATTCCAGTTCAAACCGCCGTCAGATGATTTATATAAATCCAAGCCTCCTATAAATAATGTATTCTCATCATTCGGATCAACTTTTGCAATTAATGCATGCCAAGCTAAATATGCCCATCCGTTGCTTCCGTCAGGATGATTTTTTTCAGTCCAAGTACTTCCTTTATCATCTGACCGAAGTATATATGTACATCTGTATGTTCTGAATGTTTGTATTGTTTGAGAATCTGATCCTGCAGCTAAAAACGCATATATTACATTTTCATTTGAAGATGATGCTGTCAGTTTAATACGTCCCGGAATATTATAAGGGCTGTCAGACTGTATGATTGAAACATAATCATTATAAATCGTCCAAGTTCCTGATGTTCCGTTATCGGAATATAAGATTACTGCACCGCCTGCGTCATTGATGTTTGGCATGGTCCCGATGTATATTCTGCCGTCAGCCCCTATTTCTATATCAGCCGGTGAATACGGTACATCTTCACCCGGGATATCAGGTAATACTTGTTCCCATGTTACACCTCCGTCTTCAGATCTGTAAAGTCCGTCATTCGGATCACTCTGATGAACTTCTCCCTGATATACCCCCGATACAACACTTGCATATATTACACTTGTTCCGCTTTCATTCTTTACTGCAATATCTGTTATGTACTCAAATCCTGAAGTTGAAGAAAGTAAACTCCAGGTATCTCCGCCATCATTTGAAGTATATATCCCGACACCTCTGCCGGAAGATTCTCTATAAGTAACTACTGCCGTCTCCGCCTCACCCGTACCCACATAAAAAATCTGTGTATCATTAGGATCATATACTATTTTGCTTACGCTTAAGCTTTGCCAAAAATCATCAACAGGTATCCAAGATGAATTTTCATTTGTAATATCATTGTTATACCATAACCCCCCTGTAACTGATCCTGCCCAAACTTTATTACCGGAAACATCATTAGGATCAAACATCAGACACCTTGTTCGACCACCCATTGTAACTTGCGTCTCTTGCCAAGATATATTCTCGTCTCTTAAAGTTTTCAATCTTGCGATTTTATATGCTTCAAAAAGTCGTTCAGACGGGACTCTTCCTAATTTTGGATCCATTGTCATTAAAAAATTCTGAAATGCCGCCA comes from the Bacteroidales bacterium genome and includes:
- a CDS encoding T9SS type A sorting domain-containing protein, which produces MKKISIIFLSLFIIITATVIFQTLQFNNQDTKRNEYEKFLNSKMNEFSENFLQNKNEEKKLDNPQLAAFQNFLMTMDPKLGRVPSERLFEAYKIARLKTLRDENISWQETQVTMGGRTRCLMFDPNDVSGNKVWAGSVTGGLWYNNDITNENSSWIPVDDFWQSLSVSKIVYDPNDTQIFYVGTGEAETAVVTYRESSGRGVGIYTSNDGGDTWSLLSSTSGFEYITDIAVKNESGTSVIYASVVSGVYQGEVHQSDPNDGLYRSEDGGVTWEQVLPDIPGEDVPYSPADIEIGADGRIYIGTMPNINDAGGAVILYSDNGTSGTWTIYNDYVSIIQSDSPYNIPGRIKLTASSSNENVIYAFLAAGSDSQTIQTFRTYRCTYILRSDDKGSTWTEKNHPDGSNGWAYLAWHALIAKVDPNDENTLFIGGLDLYKSSDGGLNWNHISDWAAMYSGGGDDYVHADQHEIVFKSGSSSEIIFGTDGGVFYTNTGNLDYPVFQERSLDYNTLQFYTCAIKLVTGSPELIGGLQDNGTVVNYGDYIDVEDMIDGGDGAFCFYDKNEPNLAITSYYNNGYSFFNNYEYINSFNDYSGTFISPADYDYKLNTLYANAVTYSGYYQDKILRISGIPSNLTGDKITLNTSNNVPFSCVRVSPYSAANTTTLFAGTMSGRLFKVVNAQSNPTTVEITGYDFPVAAISSISLGTSENTIIVTFSNYGVESVWASFDGGLIWENKEGDLSDIPVRWSLVHPENNKQVILATELGIWTTLDISATDVNWVQSITGLANVRVDMLDIRESDNTVVAATHGRGLYTAIYDNQYVSIDELKNEKELIIYPNPSTGIINIKTDQNINYNYEITNSIGQTILKGRLNEAKNQILNLSNLKKGTYIISIINQDKKVSKIIVLE